In one window of Accipiter gentilis chromosome 28, bAccGen1.1, whole genome shotgun sequence DNA:
- the TCTE1 gene encoding dynein regulatory complex subunit 5, with translation MQQPAAGDRSTAVPSLYPSQASLTAVSYYTYRVTEDPEWSLATVPHLTELCLQHIVHNFEKNPILDRLLPEHQRKVLERLSTGLPLAVTANLISDEDYWKRCCTERWQACDISNYGDSWKQMFFERHLENILKCFIPNTTDPNQVLELIPLCKDYVRKLEVDQFLPPVQMDQKEERDDLSNTGSDFGFGEVSIHHYDLGVLITALPHLEELHLTYGVKDCGMNFEWNLFNFTHQDCCNLAVAVKMCHNLKVFKLTRSKVDDDKTRLLVRNLLDHPCLVELNLSHNLIRDKGAQAVGKLINHSRLQTLDLCNNQIHHLGAQALARALAENSTLTSLNLRLNCVEDKGGEAIGRALLTNTTLKSIHLGSNNLSEPTAMLFSQVLAQNTSLMNINFSCNHLGLDGGKQLLEGLADNKALTEFNLHLAEVGQETEYLIHQIVWANREAVRLGSLQHPPAKPI, from the exons ATGCAGCAGCCAGCTGCTGGTGACAGGAGCACAGCCGTTCCCTCGCTGTATCCATCCCAGGCCAGCCTGACAGCTGTCTCATACTATACATACCGTGTCACTGAGGATCCCGAGTGGTCACTCGCCACTGTCCCCCACCTCACTGAGCTCTGCCTCCAGCACATCGTTCACAATTTTGAAA AGAACCCTATTTTGGACCGCCTTCTGCCTGAGCACCAAAGGAAGGTGCTGGAGAGGCTCTCCACTGGCCTTCCACTCGCTGTGACTGCCAACCTAATAAGTGATGAGGACTACTGGAAGAGGTGCTGCACTGAGCGCTGGCAAGCATGTGACATCTCCAACTATGGAGACAGCTGGAAACAGATGTTCTTCGAACGTCACCTGGAGAACATCCTGAAATGTTTCATCCCTAACACCACAGACCCCAACCAGGTCCTAGAGCTCATCCCACTCTGCAAAGACTATGTGCGGAAACTAGAGGTTGATCAGTTCCTGCCACCAGTGCAGATGGATCAAAAGGAGGAGAGGGATGACCTCTCCAATACAGGGAGTGATTTTGGATTCGGTGAGGTCTCCATACATCACTATGACCTGGGAGTCCTCATTACTGCTCTCCCTCACCTTGAAGAGCTTCATCTCACTTATGGCGTGAAGGACTGCGGCATGAACTTCGAGTGGAACCTCTTTAACTTCACCCACCAGGACTGCTGCAACCTGGCTGTTGCTGTGAAGATGTGCCACAACTTGAAA GTTTTCAAGCTGACGCGAAGCAAAGTGGATGATGACAAGACCAGGCTGCTGGTCCGTAACTTGCTGGATCACCCCTGCTTGGTGGAGCTGAACTTGTCCCACAACCTCATCAGGGACAAGGGGGCACAAGCTGTTGGCAAGTTGATCAACCACAGCAGATTACAAACCCTTGATCTGTGTAACAACCAGATCCATCACTTGGGGGCTCAGGCTCTTGCTCGAGCCCTTGCTGAGAACTCCACTCTGACCTCCCTCAACCTGCGCCTCAACTGCGTGGAGGACAAAGGCGGGGAAGCAATCGGCCGTGCCCTGCTAACCAACACCACCCTGAAGTCCATCCATCTGGGAAGTAATAACCTGTCAGAGCCAACTGCTATGCTTTTCTCCCAGGTCTTGGCTCAGAACACCTCCCTGATGAACATCAACTTCTCATGCAACCACCTGGGGCTG GATGGTGGGAAGCAGCTGCTTGAAGGGCTGGCAGATAACAAGGCTTTGACCGAGTTCAACCTCCACCTGGCAGAGGTGGGCCAGGAGACCGAGTACCTCATTCACCAAATTGTGTGGGCCAACCGGGAAGCGGTGAGGCTGGGGTCTCTGCAGCACCCCCCTGCCAAAcccatctga
- the TMEM151B gene encoding transmembrane protein 151B — protein sequence MSPPASAAAASEGGSSTPVPPEEEAEGAREEQRPVKQTLSKSLCRESHWKCLLLSLLMYGCMGAMTWCHVTKVTRLTFDSAYKGKSMMYHDSPCSNGYVYIPLAFLVMLYVVYLVECWHCYTRNELQYKVDVESVHERVQRMQQATPCIWWKAISYHYVRRTRQVTRYRNGDAYTTTQVYHERVNTHVAEAEFDYSNCGVKDISKDLIDLESYPATRLRFTKCFSFANVESENSYLTQRARFFTENEGLDDYMEAREGMHLKNVDFKEYMVAFSDPDNLPWYVSHYVFWVAALLTLSWPLRVLNEYRTSYVHYHVEKLFGFDYVAVTPAEERSFCRRMPRVNTVDSTELEWHIRSNQQLVPSYSEAVLMDLVGLSGCTSYSACRYGGYRQNCERCHRTISSSSIFSRSALSICNGSPRIPFSSSRFSLGRLYGSRRSCLWQSRSGSLNEQSCPTEQTRLSSQVTVEEEDPPPYQDALYFPILIVHRNEGCLNHDHRHLHRNGSCVETSL from the coding sequence CAGCGGCCGGTGAAGCAGACTCTCAGCAAGTCCCTGTGCCGAGAGTCCCACTGGAAATGCCTGCTGCTGTCCCTCCTCATGTATGGCTGCATGGGAGCCATGACCTGGTGCCATGTCACCAAGGTGACCCGACTGACCTTTGACAGCGCTTACAAGGGCAAGTCCATGATGTACCATGACAGCCCCTGTTCCAATGGCTACGTCTACATCCCCTTGGCCTTCCTGGTGATGCTCTACGTGGTGTACCTGGTGGAGTGCTGGCACTGCTACACCCGCAATGAGCTGCAGTACAAAGTGGACGTGGAGAGTGTGCACGAGCGTGTGCAGCGGATGCAGCAGGCAACACCCTGCATCTGGTGGAAGGCTATCAGCTACCACTATGTCCGCAGGACCCGGCAGGTTACCCGGTACCGCAACGGGGATGCCTACACCACCACCCAGGTGTATCACGAGCGGGTCAACACCCATGTGGCAGAGGCCGAGTTTGATTATTCCAATTGTGGAGTTAAGGACATCTCCAAGGACCTCATTGACTTGGAGAGCTACCCGGCCACGCGGCTCCGCTTCACCAAGTGTTTCAGCTTTGCCAATGTGGAGTCGGAGAACTCCTACCTGACCCAGCGGGCCCGCTTTTTCACCGAGAACGAGGGCCTAGATGACTACATGGAGGCCAGGGAGGGGATGCACCTCAAAAACGTGGACTTCAAGGAATACATGGTGGCCTTTTCTGACCCAGACAACCTGCCTTGGTACGTATCCCACTATGTCTTCTGGGTGGCGGCTCTGCTGACCCTATCCTGGCCCCTGCGGGTGCTAAATGAGTACCGCACCTCCTACGTCCATTACCATGTGGAGAAACTCTTTGGGTTCGACTATGTGGCAGTGACGCCAGCTGAGGAGCGCTCCTTCTGCCGGAGGATGCCCCGCGTCAACACAGTGGACAGCACCGAGCTGGAGTGGCACATCCGATCCAACCAGCAGCTGGTGCCCAGCTACTCAGAAGCAGTCCTGATGGACTTGGTGGGGCTCTCTGGCTGCACCAGCTACTCTGCTTGCCGGTATGGGGGCTACCGGCAGAACTGCGAGCGGTGCCACAGGACTATAAGCAGCTCCTCCATCTTCTCCCGCAGTGCCCTGAGCATCTGCAACGGCAGCCCCAGGATCCCCTTCAGCAGCAGCCGCTTCTCCTTGGGCCGCCTGTACGGCTCACGACGTAGCTGCCTCTGGCAGAGCCGGAGCGGGAGCCTGAATGAGCAGAGCTGCCCCACCGAGCAGACCCGCCTCTCCAGCCAGGTGACTGTGGAGGAGGAAGACCCCCCTCCTTACCAGGATGCCCTCTACTTCCCCATACTCATTGTGCATCGCAACGAAGGCTGCCTGAACCACGACCACCGTCACCTCCACCGCAATGGGTCCTGTGTGGAGACCTCACTGTGA